CTCCTTGCGGGTACCTAGCACAATCACATCACCCTTGAGGACACTCGTCTCTCGGTTTGTGTCGGTGGTGAACTCTAGATCCTCGAATTCGCGGGACTCGATAGGGTGCGCTTCTTCGGCGGCGCGCATGATCTGCTTGGTGACGACGTCGGGAGGCAGCGACCATGTCACGATTGTACCAGAAGGAAAGACAAAGATGTCCCCACCATTGACTCCTCTTGCGTGGAGCACCTCGTTGGCGTCGAATCCCGTGCCATCCGGATCGATTGCGAAGCCGTGGGAAGATAGAATCTCGAGGACCAGAGGCATCTTGAATGATTCGGAGACGCACGTTGCGCTGACCACGTTGGAGGGCTCATCGCTCGGGCTGCCTGGGGCGGAGGCGCCTCGCTTTGGCTGCtgggcgatgatggcgacgcgCCGGAGAGAATTCTTGGCCGTAGCTGCTCGTGTCGGCTTCCTCTTTGCGGCGGCGGGAGTCTGGTCGTCCCTGGCTAGTTCCGAGGCTGAGCGGGAGTCGTCATTGGCCTGGGAGAGGAAGGGGTTCGAGGTGAAGAAGTTGCGCTTCCGCGGGAGGCTCGCCGGCGCCGTCAAGTGGAATGACCGATGAGCCAGCGGGCGCGGGCCGGCGACTGAAGTGTGGATGAGGCGCACAGCATTGAGGGTGATCCGTTGCGGGGAATTCCTCATGATGCCACAAACGAGGTCGCCATAGAAAGCGAGGGACGAGTAGGTAAATATTTACAACTCGGGATGTCCAAGACGGACGAATCTCGAGGGTCCGGCTTAAAGTGGACGACATCCGGAAGCGGGACCGAAATGCCTTAGGTAAGATTCGGCCACGGCCACCCGCCCCCATGCATTGCATGTGACATCTCACCTGATTCTCCTCAACAGAAGCTAGCCCACTTTGGGTAACCTTCTTGACACCCATGACGAAGTCCCACCGGGAGAGATCTCTAGGGGAGACCAAAAGACAGACCGTTAATTACGCTTCTCAACGCCGACGACTTAAAAACGAAAGACACCCCTTTCACCTCGTCCTTCAATACTCCCTCGCGCCATCTCCCGTCCTCCCCCCCCGAAGCCCCCTTCCGGTTCCGCTGACTCACTCTGCGGATCGATCTCTCTCATCTTTTCTCCCCCTCCTTCGCTCATACACAAAAACTaccccaccatcaccatggatGTGAACCCCAAGTACGACAACTACGACTTCCCTACCCAGGGACCCGAGAAGCAGGATGGCCACGCTGGCTACCTCACAGAGGAGCAGATCGCCAAGGTGCACCAGCTTCGGATGCTCCTCGAGGCTGAGGGCGTGACTGATCGATTGGACACTCTGACTCTGGTATGAGAAGCTTCCCGCTATGACACGCAAGCAGTGGCCGCCACCACAGCTCCGGATGCGCTCTGCAGGAATGCAACATGCTGACATCGCCCCTCCACAGCTTCGATTCCTCCGAGCGCGCAAGTTCGACGTCGAGCTCTCAAAAGCCATGTGAGACTCCCTCTTTGGCGGTGGAACGAGAAATGCGCTGGTCGCGACAGGGGGGCTGACCGCCACTAGGTTCTTGGACACTGAGAAATGGCGAAAGGAGACCAAGCTGGACGAGACTGTGCCTACCTGGGACTACCCCGAGAAGGCTGAGATCAGCAAGTACTACACTCAGTTCTACCACAAGACCGACAAGGTATGATGCTGTCCCGGCGCTGGGGAGAGTTATCATGAGGACACATGCTGatgctttttttcttcacctGCAGGATGGCCGACCCATCTACATCGAGACCCTCGGCGGCATTGACTTGACTGCCATGTACAAGATCACCACCGCCGAGCGTATGCTTCAGAACCTTGCTGTCGAGTACGAGCGCGTCGCCGACCCCCGTCTCCCTGCCTGCTCCCGCAAGGCTGGTCATCTCCTTGAGACCTGCTGCACCATCATGGACCTCAAGGGTGTCTCCATCGGCAAGGTCCCCCAGGTGTACTCGTATGTCAAGCAGGCCTCAGTCATCTCTCAGAACTACTACCCTGAGCGTCTGGGCAAGCTTTACATGATCAACGCTCCCTGGGGCTTCTCCACCGTCTGGAGCATCGTCAAGGGCTGGCTCGACCCCGTCACCGTGTCCAAGATTAACATTCTGGGCACGGGCTACAAGAgcgagctcctcaagcagATCGACGCCGAGAACCTGCCCAAGCAGTTTGGCGGCTCTTGCGAGTGCCAGGGCGGCTGCGAGAACAGCGACGCCGGCCCCTGGCACGACCCCCAGTGGGCGCGCCCCGCCTggtgggagaagaagcaggatgACAAGGTCATCGAGAACAAGGGCTCCGAGATTGAGGCTCCcgcgggcgagaaggccCCCGAGGTTGCCCCCGTCGCTGAGAAGGACGGGGCTGCCCAGCCTGCGCCCGCCGCGGCTTAGAGGAGTGAGTGAATGTGTTTTGAGGGTGGCTGTCCATCATTGATAGACGGAACGTTCTTCTGCGTCTTGATATAGACCAGATTTTTTCTCTCGTTTTTTTACGATGCGTTTTTTCAACAAACCGGGGTTTGAGGGTTGATGCCAGAGCGggattataaggataaaaacACGGAGGGACGGGAGGGCAAAGGGGGTGGGAgcgtgttgctgctgttgaagTTGTTGTGGGAAGCAGAGAGACAGCCATGGCCGTGTTATTTGTTCAGCTTGATTGACTGTACTCAGTTACAGCCTATTCTTGTTTCTAGACTTTCCCTGGAGAGAGATGTTTGTGTTCCCTGGCCCCTTATTATTCCTCCTCATGATGACTGCGTTAGTTCTCTCAACAAAATAGAAGCAGTTCTGAacttgtgtgtgtgtgtgtgtgtgtgtgattCAAAGATGATTGGTATTGTGTTCTGCTGCATGTCGATCCAAGACGCCTAAACTCCATAATTTGCTCCTGATATCATGTTTCCGCCCTGggtatattaaactttatcGGCCTTGTGTCACGACGTATTCGCCTGCGACGCGCGCTCTCTCCATCCTGGCCACGACGGCGGGCATTTCGCGTTTCAGCCGGCCCAACCCCTCGACGGCCTTGCGGAACCCAGCCTCGACGCTCTCCTGCCTCTCGAGCGTCTTGACGTCAATGTCTACATCTGCAGCTTCGGCAGCGGCCTGCTTCTTCCGCGcctcgagcagctcgtcgtcgcgCTTTAGACTGTCGCGTAGCTGTTCGGCCTGGTTCGCGGCTGCGGTGCCGGGTACGGAGCGTTTGAGGGCCGCGacgtcctcgaggagcttctctTCTTGGGTGATGAGGTCGGCGACGCGGCGGCGCTTTCGCGTGTCGAAGGGTTCGTAGACGGGTTCGGGCTCGGCGTCGGAGCCGGAGAGGAAGGATTCGGTGGACACGGGGAGGCCGTTTATTGAGAGATTCGGAGCTGCGAGTTTGAAGGTCTTGTCGATGTACTACAAGAGGTTAGGAGGGATTGGTCGCGTAATCGTGTTGAAGAGGTGTTTTTACTTCATTGACAAGCTTTTCAATCTGATTTCGTAGCTCATCTTCGCCGTCATTGCCCTCGACTACCGGGAAGGCCTCGTTAAGACGCTCTGCCGCTGCGCGACGGACGTTTGCGATGAGGTAGGTCAGATCGTCTGGGCTCTGCAGCTCAATCTTGCGCTGGACCTGAGAAACGACGGATTCAGAGTCCATGGCGGGCGATCGTCTTTAAGGGCGTGAGTGTCGAGGTCTATCAAGGTGTCGAGGTGTAGTTTGTCTTTGTGCCCCGCGGCGGCgcattgattgattgtttACTTTGAGGTGCCAGCAACCGGGGGGAGCTTATCTTATCGCAGGTTCAGTATAAACGGTCAAGTTACAGATTGGCGACAGTATGTTACGGAGGTTCAATAAAGATACAGATTTTGCCAAGGTCGCTTTGACCCTTATCCATGCGATTCATCATCGACACCGCCGTTTTTTCCCCCTCGTCATGTTGGCGACTAATCTCTCGCATTGGATGTCGTGTCGGCCGTTTCTTTGAACCCGTCACCGCCAACTCATCGGGTCCCTCTTCCGCCCACTTACCGTTttcaccaacaccaccatgTTCTCTCTTtagctacctacctatccACACCGCCTCCCCTTTGACGCCGAGCCGACTACCTATCGAAAAAGACCGCGCCGCTTAGCCATAGGAAGAAAAATGTACCTGACCGCTAATGCTAGGCTGATCCACAGTTGATAGGCGTGGCTGCTGGCTATTGCACGGGTTTGAGGAGCTGAGATACCCGCCTTGGGGCCTCGACCTGGCCTATTTTGAGGTTTGACAGCTGGGATTGAACTCCATGCTTGATGATTGTTTGGATGATGAGGCTCTTGAATGATCATCTTATCACTGCATGAGACGACAACGAGGACAGCAATTCATGCAGCCAGGAGGCGTTAAGCATATGCCTCTATCCAAGTCATTCAAGTTCGCTAATTCAGTTTGCTAACATTCAACTGTCGTAGATTCATTACCATGCAAAAAACATGCCATCTAGTTCTAATCTCAGTCTTGCAGATCTGCACTAACCTCACGTACAGCACGGGCAAGCACCGCCCAGATCGGCTCAGGATCAACCGACACTCCAGCGTCCATGTGGTTGTTCACAATCGCCACTGATAATCTATCACGAAGGTCAGCCCATACGATGgatcctcctgctcctgggCTGTAGATGATGTTGTCGTGGTCACCCACCAGGGGATCAGACATGCCCTCCTGTCTGACCCAGAACCCAGAGGCTCCGAAAGGCACCGGGCCCGTGAAGATCTCATCTATGTCATGGACACCCTCTCGTGGCTTTGAAAAGGTCTTGACGCGCTCCGGAGATAATATTCTCACACCATCCAACTCGCCGCCCTCTGCAAGCATGGAGAATATCCGGGCCAGCGATGCTGAGTTGCTCACAGCCCCTGCGCCCGGGTCCACGGCCTGCAGCATGCTTCTGAGGTTGTGCTGCCTGGGACCTGGGAACACAGGCAAGGGGTTGTACTTGTCAACGATGCTTTCCTGATTCTTGCCGTACAAGGTGGCGACCCTGTCGAGTTCAGGATCTGGCACGCCGTAGAAGATGTCTTTGTCGACGCCTAGCCGCTCAAAGATCTCTTGCTTGACAAACTGGCCGAACGGACGGTGCTCGGGATCAGTCCTGCGGACTATTTCTCCGAGGATCCAGCCGTATACCAACACGTGGTAGGCGTTGGATTTTCCTGGTGGGAAGATGGGTGTGTAGTTGGCGATACGTTCTGTCATCCACTCCCAGTCTCCCATGAGCTCCGGGGTCACATCCTCCGGCATCTGAGGGATCCCCGAGCGGTGCGAGAGAGCATGCTCAATTGTGATGGCCTCTTTGCCATTGGCGGCGAACTCAGGCCAGTGCTTGGCGATTGGATCATCGAGACGGAGCAGCCCCTTCTCGGCTTGGATGTGAACAGCCAATGCCGTGATGCCCTTTGTTGTTGAGAAGACGGGGAAGATAGTGTCTTTATCAACTGGGCGGTTCTTCTCCACGTTGGCGTATCCTGCAGTGCCTTCAATGACGGGTTTGCCTTGGTAGTAGGCCGTCAAAGAGACGCCCGTCACTCCACGGTCGAGGATTGTCTGCAGCGCCTTGGCGATGCGAGGATCAGAGGCAGAGATGTGGGACGACATATTTCTTTTGCTTTGATTTGAAAGTGAGGCTATCGTGAAGAGCGGGGGACAGACGATGTCGGTTTGATATCTCGTGGTTAGGATGTGGTATATAGGCTAAATGAGTGCATAGCCAGCTGCACATCTGCAGTGAGCCCCACTGATGCTGTATCTCTTTTCAGAGATATTGAATATGATGGTTGCAAGTGCAGAGTTGTAGTTAAACGGGTATGTAAATTGTCTGTGGTCTGTAGTAGAGATGGCTGGGCAGTGTTCTGGACGTTGTGCTTTATGAGCTTGAATATAGGCGCCCTTCAAGATATTGGGAACGTCTGTTGGGATCTAGGCTATTCTGGCCATCAATTCTTGTTCTCGAGCTTTGAAATGCTGTCGTAAATCATTCAATATGTTTCAACGTCCTGAACACATACGACATGAACATGATGGTGCAACTCGGCTTTGAGTGGGCGGATGTTGACACACTGACTTCAGTATGTGACTAACTAACGAGGTTGTCTTTGGTAAATCCTCTTGCATATGCAGTCAGTTGAAAATACGCGATGAAAATAGTAATCTCAGAGAAGGCCCAACTACTTCAATATCAAGCAGGATATCTATCAAGTTCTTTCTAAATATCCGCTTTCCATCAAGTCGAAATGAGTATTATCCAGTCTATATTCTCGGAATTAGATTACTTTGACATCATGTATCTACCCATAAATGCAACAGAACGCTATACTGCGATATAAGAACCCTCCGCTTTACACCATGCTGCTGCTTGCAGAACAACAGTATCCTATCCATCGGAGCACCAGACAGCTCCAGCTCAACCTCGTTCAACCTGCGTGACTCTGGAAGCAACGGCAACGCCAAGTCCTGCGGCCGCGGAAGAGTCTCTACGGAAAAGTCATCTCCCAGATCGAGGCCTTGGTAGAAGTCAccttcctccatctccatgacTTTTCTGGCGACGCAGGCTGCTATGGTTGAATCCCAGATTCCTTCTCTGTGACCGCTGCATGGTAGGAGTTTGATTGCTTGTAGCCTTATGCGGTGGACGCGGCACTTGACGGCTGTGAAGTAGAGCGGTGCGATCCAGCCGATGTCGATGATGGATCTGGGCATGTACATGAGATCCCAATTGAGTGAGAAATCCTCGGTTTCTGCGGATACCACCCATAATCTCGTTAGTTGTGTGATCAACAAGAGGAACCGGTCTGTGTAGACGTCATATATGGATTCATCGCTGTGTAGACACGTATCTGCCATGATGGTTGCCATGGTGTGGTTGACGCGAAGGACCTGATAGGCCTTTTCTAGATCGCCGGATCCTTCACATGGCTGGGTTTTGTTGAAGGCTTCAAACATGTTTAGCCATTGAGCGAGTTTTGCCTTTATGAGCTGCTGAGTTGTGTGTTCTCTTGTTGTGATGGGATGTTGGCGGGCTTGTTGTGTGAGATGAAAAATATTGTTGAGAATCGGTTCCATCTGCCTCCAGGCGTCGCTGAGTGAGCGGATATGACTAGTCGGTGTCCTTTGAGGGTCAAAAGCTGGTTGGAGGATGATGCATGGGTGTTGATAGAGGTATCTGAAGAGCTCTACCTGAATGTGTAGTCTTGAGAATGCTTCAACAATCCAATCATCTGTTGGATCATGGCATTGTTTCAGAGTGAGAATGCCAGAGCTTGGATCAGACTGTCCCTGCAAGTGTCCTAAGATTTCGAGTCCGTTTGCGAGGTGAAGCTGTGCCGTCTTGAAGTGACCTCGGAGAAACTCCATGCAAACAAAAACGATACAGGCGATGAGAGCGATGCGACAAGAGGTTCTGTCCTTTGTTGAGAAGTGTGGTTGGAGGTGACTTATTGCCTTGACGTAATGTTGCAGCGTGAACTGTTCCTGCTCATTTCTTAGAGCATCTTGACGGCTTTTTTGTAGGCCTACTCCGATGGCATCTCCTTTGTGGACGGAGCTCAAGGCGAGGATGGCGTTCAAGACGGCGGGCTCGGATGACCCGGCCTGAAAGACGAGGGTGTTCCAGAAACTCGACGTGAACGTGCCCGGGAGCTTGGACGCGGTTCGACACTTGAACCAGTCAAAGTATATCTTTTGCTGAGGGCTTAAAGTCAGAGCGAGACTTGGCTGGATAGGGCGAGATATTGACGCGGCCGGGTAGATAGGGACGCGTgcatccttggtcttggactCAAAGAGGCCCCCTTGTCTCTGGGTGTAGCGCGCGTTTCCTCCACCCCAGATTCCGTAGCCGTCGCACACGCGGCCTGTTGAGAGACATCTGCGACAAGCAGGACGACCCTCATCACACTTGACCTTGCGGACTCTTTACTCCAGTCAGTCTGAGCCAATTAATCCCGAGAAGGCCAATGAGGGACTACTCACTTGCAGGTTTTACATCCCGACTTGACCTTGGACCGGGGCTTGCGGTTAGacggtggtggaggtggtgtAACCTGGGAGGACATGGTGGATAAAACCCTGGGATAGTCTATATTCGCTGGCTCGGAAAGAAGGTCATTTCTTTGGATTGGCGAGAAGTGGAAAAAGAACGTCAGCAGTTAACGAAAGTGTCAGCCCGTGATTGTCGCAGGGATCGATCGGCACCATTCTTGACCCATTGGGCTGCTCGGAAATGGCGCATCGTGATTGGTCAGCTGTCACTTAGATTGTCGACAACCACTTGGGAGACGTGAGTTTCATGCTCCTTTTTGTGTAATTGACGGAGTTAATCATGATTTACGGAGCTTAGACGGGTTTCGGATTCTTTTATGAGCCCGCATCTACAATGCGAGACGGACTATATAAGTCTCGAATGACTTTAGTAGAAGGCGAATGACAAGATCAGCAGCTTCTTGACACCTTCACATCGACT
This region of Fusarium falciforme chromosome 5, complete sequence genomic DNA includes:
- a CDS encoding Zn(2)-C6 fungal-type domain-containing protein gives rise to the protein MSSQVTPPPPPSNRKPRSKVKSGCKTCKVRKVKCDEGRPACRRCLSTGRVCDGYGIWGGGNARYTQRQGGLFESKTKDARVPIYPAASISRPIQPSLALTLSPQQKIYFDWFKCRTASKLPGTFTSSFWNTLVFQAGSSEPAVLNAILALSSVHKGDAIGVGLQKSRQDALRNEQEQFTLQHYVKAISHLQPHFSTKDRTSCRIALIACIVFVCMEFLRGHFKTAQLHLANGLEILGHLQGQSDPSSGILTLKQCHDPTDDWIVEAFSRLHIQVELFRYLYQHPCIILQPAFDPQRTPTSHIRSLSDAWRQMEPILNNIFHLTQQARQHPITTREHTTQQLIKAKLAQWLNMFEAFNKTQPCEGSGDLEKAYQVLRVNHTMATIMADTCLHSDESIYDVYTDRFLLLITQLTRLWVVSAETEDFSLNWDLMYMPRSIIDIGWIAPLYFTAVKCRVHRIRLQAIKLLPCSGHREGIWDSTIAACVARKVMEMEEGDFYQGLDLGDDFSVETLPRPQDLALPLLPESRRLNEVELELSGAPMDRILLFCKQQHGVKRRVLISQYSVLLHLWVDT
- a CDS encoding CRAL-TRIO domain-containing protein, encoding MDVNPKYDNYDFPTQGPEKQDGHAGYLTEEQIAKVHQLRMLLEAEGVTDRLDTLTLLRFLRARKFDVELSKAMFLDTEKWRKETKLDETVPTWDYPEKAEISKYYTQFYHKTDKDGRPIYIETLGGIDLTAMYKITTAERMLQNLAVEYERVADPRLPACSRKAGHLLETCCTIMDLKGVSIGKVPQVYSYVKQASVISQNYYPERLGKLYMINAPWGFSTVWSIVKGWLDPVTVSKINILGTGYKSELLKQIDAENLPKQFGGSCECQGGCENSDAGPWHDPQWARPAWWEKKQDDKVIENKGSEIEAPAGEKAPEVAPVAEKDGAAQPAPAAA
- a CDS encoding Beta-lactamase domain-containing protein, producing the protein MSSHISASDPRIAKALQTILDRGVTGVSLTAYYQGKPVIEGTAGYANVEKNRPVDKDTIFPVFSTTKGITALAVHIQAEKGLLRLDDPIAKHWPEFAANGKEAITIEHALSHRSGIPQMPEDVTPELMGDWEWMTERIANYTPIFPPGKSNAYHVLVYGWILGEIVRRTDPEHRPFGQFVKQEIFERLGVDKDIFYGVPDPELDRVATLYGKNQESIVDKYNPLPVFPGPRQHNLRSMLQAVDPGAGAVSNSASLARIFSMLAEGGELDGVRILSPERVKTFSKPREGVHDIDEIFTGPVPFGASGFWVRQEGMSDPLVGDHDNIIYSPGAGGSIVWADLRDRLSVAIVNNHMDAGVSVDPEPIWAVLARAVREVSADLQD
- a CDS encoding DUF155 domain-containing protein; this translates as MRNSPQRITLNAVRLIHTSVAGPRPLAHRSFHLTAPASLPRKRNFFTSNPFLSQANDDSRSASELARDDQTPAAAKRKPTRAATAKNSLRRVAIIAQQPKRGASAPGSPSDEPSNVVSATCVSESFKMPLVLEILSSHGFAIDPDGTGFDANEVLHARGVNGGDIFVFPSGTIVTWSLPPDVVTKQIMRAAEEAHPIESREFEDLEFTTDTNRETSVLKGDVIVLGTRKEHRDNDTLDTTLAKVAFSSGLARSTKLAVLETALTSYFESTRNIPEILSQGAGVPLGRRFILQKTGELLSLRARLNHYSELTDSLPDIFWDTSSELGLEGYYEQVGRALDVNVRIRALNQKMDYAAEIASVLREMSSEQHGTRLELIIILLIAVEVVFELRRIVLEWMQEREMAADLPKHVP